ATTCTCCTCCCAATCTCAAGTGATTTTTTAAGATACTCATTTCCCTCTTCAAATCTCTGGAGATAGTACATCGTGTCTGCGGCATCAAAGTAAAGTGCAGCCACATCATAGTGAAGCCCAAGTTCTTCAAAAAGCGAAATGGATTCGTTCACAACAGACTTAAACCTCTCAATTTCTCCTTTCTTACCCATAGCTCTAGCCATTGTAGTTTTTGCCATTGTCATGCAGTATAAGTCATTTATTCTCTTTGCATAATCCGCACCTTTTTCTCCAGCGACAATTGCCTCGTCAAACAAATTTTGCTCTGCGTAAATGGCTGCTAGATTTGCATATGCATAGGCAATATTTCTAATCAATCCGTACTTCTCGCCTTCCTTGACTATCTCCAAGTACTTCGCTTTCGCTTCTTCATATTTTTCTATGAGAGTAAGTACCACTGCGATGTTGTTTATATTTCTCAGTCTCTCTGGAATTTCTTTCTCAGGCAGTGTGTTCATCGCATTTTCGAAGTGAACAAGGGCATCCTCATACTTCCCGATTTTAAAATCAATGTTACCAAGGCCTGTGTGGGCTCTCGCAATCAAAATTCTGTCATCAAGTTTGGTGGATGTATCAAGACACGCATTGAAGAATTTCTCGGCATCCTCTAACTTATCCACTCTCCAACAATAAATGCCCAACGCTTCATACGCATGGGCTATGCTCAGCAAATCCCTGCACTCAATTGCTGTTTCGAGCGCCTTTCTATAGTGAGCAAATGCACTGTCATAATTCCCCTTTGTCTCAAAAATCTTTCCGATTTTTCTGTAAGCTTCGGATGCAAGTTTTTTACTGTTTAGTTCGAATGCTAGCCGAAGAACTCTGTCATAGGATTTCTTTGCTTCGTCAAGCTTTCCTGTATCAATGTCAATATTGCCAACATTCATCAGTGCAAGTGCTATCTGAACTCTATTATCTACTTCTGTCTGCAAGTTTTCAAAAAGTTCGATGGCATTTTCTAAATACTTCTTTGCTTCTTCCAGAGCATAGTTCTTAAGAGCAAGCTCTCCAGCCCCAACATAGTATTGTGCTGCCTTTTTAATGTCACATCCTTGCAAATAATGATAGGCCAGTGTGTCTGGTCTGTAATTACGGTACTGAGGCATTGTTTCCATCACATTTGCAATCCTCAAATGGAGGTCTCGCACATCCTTGATGTTTCTGTAAATTG
The Thermoplasmata archaeon genome window above contains:
- a CDS encoding tetratricopeptide repeat protein codes for the protein MKDENIFVNREKELSELMKIYEKVKEGYGRTVFVLGEPGIGKTYFCERFCSMQNDATVLRGFASEDFTQPYQPINLALGEYFEMAKGVGEVELGRITDIIKKRHPQISGSEDIILNFLSAAYAVTKNGHEDMQSSRMRMFEIVSRLLHSIASERPLILFLEDLHWADKSTWNLIHYIARSIENRKVLLLGTYRNDETVDSRTGETRPIVDATQRMRRERLFTEIILGRFSERDSVEFVEKYTGVKPPEPVMKNIYSISEGVPLLLKEFSEYVLHDEKFFDVVPEDYSASVLNRMGKLSDLERKVVQVCAVIGERIDMEILMNFFSIDEEKLLEYLEKFCKINLLTEISSNVYKFSHNLLRKTIYRNIKDVRDLHLRIANVMETMPQYRNYRPDTLAYHYLQGCDIKKAAQYYVGAGELALKNYALEEAKKYLENAIELFENLQTEVDNRVQIALALMNVGNIDIDTGKLDEAKKSYDRVLRLAFELNSKKLASEAYRKIGKIFETKGNYDSAFAHYRKALETAIECRDLLSIAHAYEALGIYCWRVDKLEDAEKFFNACLDTSTKLDDRILIARAHTGLGNIDFKIGKYEDALVHFENAMNTLPEKEIPERLRNINNIAVVLTLIEKYEEAKAKYLEIVKEGEKYGLIRNIAYAYANLAAIYAEQNLFDEAIVAGEKGADYAKRINDLYCMTMAKTTMARAMGKKGEIERFKSVVNESISLFEELGLHYDVAALYFDAADTMYYLQRFEEGNEYLKKSLEIGRRIGAQGIMKKLEDVKQKYGDKIKI